In one Mycobacterium sp. NBC_00419 genomic region, the following are encoded:
- a CDS encoding NADH-quinone oxidoreductase subunit J: MITLLAAETLTHTSTSEAVAFWILGAIAVAGAIGVVAAPKAVYAAIFLASTMIALAMIYVAQEALFLGVVQVVVYTGAVMMLFLFVLMLIGVDSSESLVETIRGQRVAAIVAGLGFGILLIAGIGSVATTGFTGLAQANQGGNVEGLATLIFTRDLWAFELTSALLITAALGAMVLAHRERFERRKSQREMVVERFRTGQRATPLPAPGVFARHNAVDTFAWLPDGSDEDSSVSMITQRQSVSVPEGRDGEQ; encoded by the coding sequence GTGATCACGCTGCTGGCAGCCGAAACACTGACCCATACCTCGACATCCGAGGCGGTGGCGTTCTGGATCCTGGGCGCGATCGCCGTCGCCGGGGCCATCGGTGTGGTCGCCGCACCCAAAGCCGTCTACGCCGCCATCTTCCTGGCCTCGACCATGATCGCGCTGGCGATGATCTACGTGGCGCAGGAGGCACTGTTCCTCGGCGTGGTCCAGGTGGTGGTCTACACCGGCGCGGTGATGATGCTGTTCCTGTTCGTGTTGATGCTCATCGGTGTCGACTCCTCGGAGTCCCTGGTGGAAACCATTCGGGGGCAACGTGTCGCGGCCATCGTGGCCGGCCTCGGCTTCGGGATCCTGCTGATCGCCGGTATCGGCTCGGTGGCGACGACGGGCTTCACCGGCTTGGCGCAGGCCAACCAGGGCGGCAACGTCGAAGGCCTGGCGACCCTGATCTTCACCCGCGATCTGTGGGCCTTCGAACTCACCAGCGCGCTGCTGATCACTGCGGCGCTGGGTGCGATGGTGCTGGCTCACCGGGAACGCTTCGAGCGGCGAAAGTCGCAGCGCGAGATGGTCGTCGAACGCTTCCGCACCGGCCAGCGGGCCACCCCGCTACCGGCGCCCGGCGTCTTCGCCCGGCACAATGCCGTCGACACCTTCGCCTGGCTGCCCGACGGCTCCGACGAGGACTCCTCGGTGTCGATGATCACCCAGCGCCAATCGGTGTCGGTACCCGAGGGCAGGGACGGCGAGCAGTGA
- a CDS encoding phosphotransferase family protein — MTNNPNVETDVDHLQRSGRDVTTVPALISQWLSTVLPGGVTPEVTVESGIDSNGMSSETIILTGRWEEGGKKVEQKWVARVAPTEEDVPVFITYRMDHQFDVIRLVEELTDVPVPKVRWIDTKGEVLGAPFFLMDHVSGIVPPDVMPYTFGDNWFSDAAPEQQRALQDATIEVLAKLHSIPNADKTFGFLSEAVPAGDTPLRRQLNWLKEWYEFAVPDIGRSPLVEKSLKWLEENFPADVAATEPVLAWGDSRIGNVLYEDFRPVAVLDWEMATLGPRELDVAWIIFAHNVFQELSGLAGMPGLPEVMREEDVRATYEKLTGVTLGDLKWFYVYSGVIWCCVFMRTGARRVHFGEIEKPEDVESMFYHASLLRRLIEEN, encoded by the coding sequence ATGACCAACAACCCGAACGTCGAAACCGACGTCGACCATCTGCAGCGTTCCGGGCGCGACGTGACCACGGTGCCCGCCCTGATCTCACAATGGCTGTCCACCGTCCTGCCGGGCGGCGTGACACCGGAGGTGACGGTCGAGAGCGGCATCGACTCCAACGGCATGTCCTCGGAGACGATCATCCTGACCGGCCGCTGGGAAGAGGGCGGCAAGAAGGTCGAGCAGAAGTGGGTCGCCCGGGTGGCGCCCACCGAAGAGGACGTACCGGTGTTCATCACCTACCGGATGGACCATCAGTTCGACGTCATCCGTCTGGTCGAAGAGCTGACCGACGTCCCGGTGCCGAAGGTGCGCTGGATCGACACCAAGGGCGAGGTCCTCGGCGCCCCGTTCTTCCTGATGGACCACGTCTCCGGCATCGTCCCGCCCGACGTCATGCCCTACACCTTCGGCGACAACTGGTTTTCCGACGCCGCCCCCGAACAACAGCGCGCCCTGCAGGATGCCACCATCGAGGTGCTGGCCAAGCTGCACTCGATTCCCAACGCGGACAAGACCTTCGGTTTCCTCTCCGAGGCCGTTCCGGCCGGCGACACACCACTGCGCCGTCAGCTCAACTGGCTCAAGGAATGGTACGAGTTCGCGGTGCCCGACATCGGCCGCTCACCGCTGGTGGAGAAGAGCCTGAAATGGCTCGAAGAGAACTTCCCCGCTGACGTCGCCGCAACAGAGCCCGTGCTGGCGTGGGGCGACTCCCGAATCGGCAACGTCCTCTACGAGGACTTCCGCCCGGTGGCGGTGCTGGACTGGGAGATGGCGACACTGGGCCCGCGCGAACTGGACGTGGCCTGGATCATTTTTGCGCACAACGTCTTCCAGGAATTGTCCGGCCTCGCGGGCATGCCCGGCCTGCCGGAGGTGATGCGCGAAGAGGATGTTCGCGCCACCTACGAGAAGCTCACCGGGGTGACACTCGGCGACCTGAAGTGGTTCTACGTCTATTCCGGAGTGATCTGGTGCTGCGTTTTCATGCGCACCGGCGCGCGTCGCGTGCACTTCGGCGAGATCGAGAAGCCCGAGGACGTCGAGTCGATGTTCTACCACGCAAGCCTGCTGCGCCGTCTCATCGAGGAGAACTGA
- the nuoN gene encoding NADH-quinone oxidoreductase subunit NuoN yields the protein MTPPSIEYSQLAPMLIVFGAAVAGVLVEAFLPRKPRYLTQVALSLAALVAALLAVARLARDLGDGLGQSVIVGAVDIDRPALFLQGTILLIGILSVLLIAERRTPAESPDGAVALDAFTADASTVPGSVAEKVATKAGLIQTEVFPLTMFAIGGMMLFPAAGDFLTMFIALEVFSLPLYLMCGLARRRRLLSQEAALKYFLLGAFSSAFFLFGIAMLYGYAGTMSLTGIQQAIATTPGDTTLALVGTGLVTVGLLFKVGAVPFHSWVPDVYQGAPTPITGFMAAATKVAAFGAMLRVFYVALPALHHGWRPVLWVVAILTMVVGTVTAVTQTDVKRMLAYSAVAHAGFILTGVIAGNRPGLSATLFYLFAYAFSTLGAFAVVSVVRDANGAEETSMARWAGLGRRYPLVGAVFSLFLLAFAGIPLTSGFVSKFAVFKAAGQGGAIPLVVVGVLASAIAAYFYVRVIVLMFFTDPPEDAPEVITPSSLSVATITLTAAITFALGALPQPLLDLANNAARFLT from the coding sequence ATGACGCCGCCCAGCATCGAATACAGCCAGCTGGCACCGATGTTGATCGTCTTCGGTGCGGCGGTGGCAGGCGTGCTCGTCGAAGCGTTCCTGCCGCGAAAGCCCCGCTATCTCACGCAGGTCGCATTGAGCCTTGCCGCTCTGGTGGCCGCACTGCTCGCAGTCGCCAGGCTGGCCCGCGACCTCGGCGACGGGCTCGGGCAGTCGGTGATCGTCGGTGCCGTCGACATCGACCGACCCGCCCTGTTCCTGCAGGGCACCATTCTGCTCATCGGGATACTCAGTGTGCTGCTGATCGCTGAACGGCGCACCCCGGCGGAATCACCTGACGGTGCAGTGGCTTTGGATGCGTTCACCGCGGATGCCTCGACCGTGCCGGGCAGCGTGGCCGAGAAGGTGGCCACCAAGGCGGGTCTGATCCAGACCGAGGTCTTTCCGCTGACGATGTTCGCCATCGGCGGGATGATGCTGTTCCCCGCGGCCGGTGACTTCCTGACGATGTTCATCGCACTGGAGGTCTTCTCGCTCCCGCTGTACCTGATGTGCGGGCTGGCCCGCCGCCGTCGACTCCTGTCCCAGGAAGCGGCACTGAAATACTTTCTGCTCGGGGCATTCTCGTCGGCGTTCTTCCTCTTCGGCATCGCCATGCTGTACGGGTACGCCGGCACGATGAGCCTGACCGGCATCCAGCAGGCCATCGCCACCACACCCGGCGACACCACGCTGGCCCTCGTCGGTACCGGCCTGGTCACCGTCGGCCTGCTGTTCAAAGTCGGTGCAGTGCCGTTCCATTCGTGGGTGCCCGACGTCTACCAGGGCGCCCCCACCCCGATCACCGGATTCATGGCCGCGGCCACCAAGGTCGCCGCGTTCGGCGCGATGCTGCGGGTGTTCTACGTCGCGCTGCCCGCGCTGCACCACGGCTGGCGCCCGGTGTTGTGGGTGGTGGCCATCCTGACGATGGTCGTCGGCACCGTCACCGCGGTGACGCAGACCGACGTCAAGCGGATGCTGGCCTACTCGGCGGTGGCGCACGCTGGTTTCATCCTGACCGGTGTGATCGCCGGGAATCGGCCCGGACTGTCGGCCACGCTGTTCTACCTGTTCGCCTACGCGTTCTCCACGCTGGGCGCCTTCGCAGTGGTCAGCGTGGTGCGCGACGCCAACGGGGCCGAGGAAACCTCGATGGCCCGCTGGGCCGGCCTGGGTCGCCGCTATCCGCTTGTCGGCGCGGTGTTTTCACTGTTCCTGCTTGCGTTCGCCGGAATCCCGCTCACCAGCGGATTCGTCAGCAAGTTCGCGGTGTTCAAGGCGGCCGGTCAGGGCGGAGCCATCCCACTGGTGGTGGTCGGCGTGCTCGCCTCGGCGATCGCCGCCTACTTCTACGTCCGGGTCATCGTGCTGATGTTCTTCACCGACCCGCCCGAGGACGCCCCCGAGGTCATCACCCCGAGCTCGCTGAGTGTCGCGACCATCACCCTGACGGCCGCGATCACCTTCGCGCTCGGGGCGTTGCCGCAGCCGCTGCTGGACCTGGCGAACAATGCGGCTAGATTCTTGACCTGA
- the nuoL gene encoding NADH-quinone oxidoreductase subunit L: protein MTTLLWLTIALPLAGAVVLLLGGKATDAWGHLLGCATVIGAFACGAVLFTHLLGLPAEERSVHEVLFSWVPVGVLKVDFGLQLDALSVCFVLLITGVGALIHIYSVGYMAHDPARRRFFAYLNLFVAAMLLLVLADNYLGLYMGWEGVGLASYLLIGFWSHKPSAAAAAKKAFVVNRVGDMGLAIALMVLFASVGSVTFSTVFAAVPGMTNGALTAVGLLLLLGACGKSAQVPLQSWLGDAMEGPTPVSALIHAATMVTAGVYLIVRSGPVFNAAPAAQTAVVIVGAVTLLFGAIIGCAKDDIKKALAASTMSQIGYMVLAAGLGPAGYAVAIMHLITHGFFKAGLFLGAGSVMHAMDDETDMRRYGGLRSLLPITFVTFGLGYLAIIGVPPFAGFFSKDAIIETAFNSGGLRGWLLGGAALLGAGITAFYMTRVMLLTFFGQKRWKPNSHPHESPHVMTWPMIVLAVGSVGAGAVLAIGHTLQNWLEPVVGSHEAEHTIPAWVMTTTVLGVVAIGVAVAYRQYAMHNVAQTAPQDVSALTVAARRDLYGDALNEATFMRGGQELTKALVVFDDKGVDGAANGLATLVGRVSDRLGQMQTGFARSYALSMLAGAALVIAAVLIRTWG, encoded by the coding sequence ATGACGACGCTGCTCTGGTTGACCATTGCGCTGCCCCTGGCCGGGGCAGTCGTGCTGCTGCTGGGCGGAAAAGCCACCGACGCGTGGGGCCATCTGCTGGGCTGCGCGACGGTGATCGGCGCTTTCGCCTGTGGCGCAGTGCTGTTCACCCACCTTCTCGGCCTGCCCGCCGAGGAGCGCAGCGTGCATGAGGTGTTGTTCTCCTGGGTGCCGGTCGGGGTGCTGAAGGTGGACTTCGGCCTGCAACTCGACGCGCTGTCGGTCTGCTTCGTGCTGCTGATCACCGGGGTGGGTGCGTTGATCCACATCTACTCCGTCGGCTACATGGCGCATGATCCCGCCCGCCGCCGGTTTTTTGCCTACCTCAACCTGTTCGTCGCCGCGATGCTGCTGCTGGTGCTCGCCGACAACTACCTCGGCCTCTACATGGGCTGGGAGGGCGTGGGTTTGGCGTCCTACCTGCTGATCGGTTTCTGGTCGCACAAGCCCAGTGCCGCCGCCGCAGCCAAGAAGGCCTTCGTGGTCAACCGCGTGGGCGACATGGGGCTGGCGATCGCGCTGATGGTGTTGTTCGCCTCAGTCGGGTCGGTCACCTTCAGCACAGTGTTCGCCGCGGTGCCGGGCATGACGAACGGCGCACTGACCGCCGTCGGCCTGCTGTTGCTACTCGGCGCCTGCGGCAAGAGCGCCCAGGTGCCGCTGCAGTCCTGGCTGGGTGACGCCATGGAGGGCCCCACCCCGGTCTCGGCCCTGATCCACGCCGCGACGATGGTGACCGCCGGGGTGTACCTGATCGTGCGTTCGGGCCCGGTCTTCAACGCCGCACCGGCCGCCCAGACCGCGGTCGTCATCGTCGGCGCGGTGACGCTGCTGTTCGGCGCGATCATCGGCTGCGCCAAGGACGACATCAAGAAGGCGCTGGCCGCCTCCACGATGTCCCAGATCGGCTACATGGTGCTCGCCGCGGGCCTGGGGCCGGCGGGCTACGCGGTGGCCATCATGCATCTGATCACTCACGGCTTCTTCAAGGCCGGTCTGTTCCTCGGCGCCGGGTCGGTGATGCACGCGATGGACGACGAGACCGACATGCGCCGCTACGGTGGCCTGCGTTCGCTGCTGCCGATCACCTTCGTGACGTTCGGCCTGGGCTACTTGGCCATCATCGGGGTGCCGCCCTTCGCCGGGTTCTTCTCCAAGGACGCCATCATCGAAACCGCTTTCAATTCAGGCGGCCTCAGGGGGTGGCTGCTCGGCGGTGCTGCCCTGCTCGGTGCCGGCATCACCGCCTTCTACATGACCCGCGTGATGCTGCTGACGTTCTTCGGGCAGAAGCGGTGGAAGCCCAATAGCCATCCGCACGAATCCCCGCACGTGATGACCTGGCCGATGATCGTGCTGGCCGTTGGTTCGGTCGGGGCGGGCGCGGTACTGGCAATCGGGCACACCCTGCAGAACTGGCTGGAGCCGGTGGTCGGCAGCCACGAGGCCGAACACACCATCCCGGCCTGGGTCATGACCACGACCGTGCTGGGTGTCGTGGCCATCGGTGTCGCCGTCGCCTACCGGCAGTACGCCATGCACAACGTTGCGCAGACGGCGCCGCAGGACGTGTCGGCGCTGACCGTCGCCGCGCGGCGCGACCTCTACGGCGACGCCCTCAACGAAGCGACGTTCATGCGCGGCGGCCAGGAACTGACCAAGGCGCTGGTGGTGTTCGACGACAAGGGCGTCGACGGCGCCGCCAACGGGCTGGCGACTCTGGTGGGCCGGGTGTCAGACCGCCTGGGGCAGATGCAGACCGGCTTCGCCCGCTCCTACGCGCTGTCGATGCTGGCCGGTGCCGCACTGGTGATCGCCGCCGTGCTGATCAGGACATGGGGGTGA
- a CDS encoding DoxX family protein — MDLALWIVAGVLAVMFAGAGVFKLVSTPEKLVESGMGWAADFSAPTVKLIGALELLGAIGLVVPALVHVAPVLVPLAALGLAVTMIGAAVVHARRKETPMIAVNVVLLALALFVAWGRFGTYAFA; from the coding sequence ATGGATCTTGCACTGTGGATCGTCGCGGGCGTACTGGCGGTGATGTTCGCCGGAGCGGGCGTGTTCAAGCTCGTCTCAACCCCGGAGAAGCTCGTTGAGTCCGGGATGGGGTGGGCTGCCGACTTCAGCGCCCCCACCGTGAAGTTGATCGGTGCGCTGGAACTGCTCGGCGCGATCGGCCTGGTCGTGCCTGCCCTGGTGCACGTCGCGCCCGTGCTCGTCCCGCTGGCGGCACTTGGCCTGGCGGTCACCATGATCGGCGCGGCGGTGGTGCACGCGAGGCGCAAGGAGACGCCGATGATCGCGGTCAACGTGGTGCTGCTGGCGCTGGCCCTGTTCGTCGCGTGGGGGCGGTTCGGCACCTACGCGTTCGCCTGA
- a CDS encoding TetR/AcrR family transcriptional regulator, producing the protein MSADPSSVDKAGVAGRPRDPRIDAAILRAAAELLVEIGYANLTLAAVAERAGTTKTALYRRWSSKAELIHEAAFPTAPTALATPAGDIAGDVRAMLASTRDVFTSPVVRAALPGLIADMGADPRLNARVMARFTGLFALVRDRLVEAVHCREVHPDVEPDRLIELIGGATMLRMLLVPEGDLDEDWVDQTTAILVHGVAL; encoded by the coding sequence ATGAGCGCTGATCCGTCGTCGGTAGACAAGGCCGGGGTCGCGGGCCGTCCCCGCGATCCTCGCATCGACGCCGCCATCCTGCGCGCCGCAGCTGAGCTGCTGGTCGAAATCGGTTACGCCAATCTCACTCTGGCCGCGGTCGCCGAACGGGCAGGCACCACCAAAACCGCACTCTACCGGCGGTGGTCGAGCAAGGCGGAGTTGATTCACGAAGCCGCGTTCCCGACCGCGCCGACCGCGCTGGCGACCCCGGCAGGAGATATCGCCGGCGATGTGCGGGCCATGCTCGCATCAACCCGCGACGTGTTCACCAGCCCGGTGGTACGCGCCGCGCTACCCGGCCTGATCGCCGACATGGGTGCCGATCCCCGCCTCAATGCGCGGGTGATGGCCCGTTTCACCGGACTCTTCGCGCTGGTGCGCGATCGGCTGGTCGAAGCGGTGCACTGCCGGGAGGTGCACCCCGATGTCGAGCCCGACCGGCTGATCGAACTCATCGGTGGGGCGACGATGCTGCGGATGCTGCTGGTGCCCGAAGGTGACCTCGATGAGGACTGGGTGGACCAGACGACGGCGATACTGGTGCATGGTGTGGCGCTGTGA
- a CDS encoding NADH-quinone oxidoreductase subunit M: MTTIPWLTLLWAIPVVGAAVIIVLPASLRQFAKYAGLFVALAVLVLSLVLAARFQPGGEQFQFVEDHPWIPSFGTGYILGLDGIALVLVVLTAVLVPLLMIAGWNDADDRPGLSGRGTHSYIALTLAVEGMVLMSLAALDILLFYVFFEAMLIPMYFLIGGFGGGNRTESDVAASAAPKAAVKFLLYNLFGGLVMLAAVIGLYVVTATSKAFDAGTFDFRAIADAVSTGHFALQPGVANALFLGFMFAFAVKAPLWPFHRWLPDAAVQATPASAVLMMAVMDKVGTFGMLRYCLPLFPDSAVYFRPVIVALAVIGIVYGAILAIGQTDVMRLIAYTSISHFGFIILGIFVMTSQGQAGSTLYMVNHGISTAALFLIAGFLVSRRGTRVIAAYGGVQKVAPVLAGTFLISGLATLSLPGLAPFISEFLVLIGTFTRYPVFAVCATIALVLSALYILWMYQRMMTGPVTEGNETVRDLGRRELVVVAPLIALLIALGVYPKIALDVINPAVTATLTSIHQPDPAPTVAEGARP; this comes from the coding sequence ATGACGACCATCCCGTGGCTGACCCTGCTGTGGGCCATCCCCGTCGTCGGCGCGGCGGTGATCATTGTGCTACCCGCCTCGCTGCGCCAATTCGCCAAGTACGCGGGTCTTTTCGTCGCGCTGGCGGTACTCGTGCTGTCGCTGGTGCTGGCCGCGCGGTTCCAGCCCGGCGGTGAACAGTTCCAGTTCGTCGAAGACCATCCGTGGATCCCGTCGTTCGGCACCGGCTACATCCTCGGGTTGGATGGCATCGCCCTGGTTCTGGTGGTCCTGACAGCGGTACTGGTACCGCTTCTGATGATCGCCGGATGGAACGACGCCGACGACCGGCCGGGACTGTCGGGACGCGGGACGCACAGCTACATCGCCCTGACGCTCGCGGTCGAGGGCATGGTCCTGATGTCGCTGGCCGCCCTCGACATCCTGCTGTTCTACGTGTTCTTCGAGGCGATGCTCATCCCGATGTACTTCCTCATCGGTGGCTTCGGGGGAGGAAACAGGACTGAATCCGATGTCGCCGCCTCCGCGGCTCCGAAGGCCGCGGTGAAGTTCCTGCTGTACAACCTGTTCGGCGGCCTGGTCATGCTGGCCGCCGTCATCGGGTTGTACGTGGTCACCGCCACCAGCAAGGCCTTCGACGCCGGCACCTTCGACTTCCGGGCGATCGCCGACGCCGTGTCCACCGGGCATTTCGCCCTGCAACCCGGTGTGGCCAACGCGCTGTTCCTCGGCTTCATGTTCGCCTTCGCGGTCAAGGCCCCACTGTGGCCGTTTCACCGGTGGCTGCCTGATGCGGCCGTGCAGGCCACGCCTGCCTCGGCGGTGTTGATGATGGCGGTGATGGACAAGGTCGGCACCTTCGGCATGCTCCGGTATTGCCTGCCGCTGTTCCCCGATTCGGCGGTGTACTTCCGGCCCGTCATCGTCGCCCTGGCCGTGATCGGGATCGTCTACGGCGCGATCCTGGCGATCGGCCAGACCGATGTCATGCGGCTGATCGCCTACACCTCGATCAGTCACTTCGGCTTCATCATCCTGGGCATTTTCGTGATGACCAGCCAGGGCCAGGCCGGCTCCACGCTGTACATGGTCAACCACGGCATCTCGACCGCCGCACTGTTCCTGATCGCCGGGTTCCTGGTGAGCCGGCGCGGTACGCGCGTCATCGCCGCCTACGGCGGGGTGCAGAAGGTGGCGCCGGTGCTGGCCGGCACGTTCCTGATCTCGGGTCTGGCGACGTTGTCGCTGCCCGGTCTGGCACCGTTCATCAGTGAATTCCTGGTTCTCATCGGCACATTCACCCGGTATCCGGTGTTCGCGGTCTGTGCGACGATCGCGCTGGTGCTCTCGGCGCTCTACATCCTGTGGATGTATCAGCGGATGATGACGGGCCCGGTCACCGAGGGCAACGAGACCGTGCGCGATCTGGGCCGCCGTGAGCTTGTGGTGGTGGCCCCGTTGATCGCCCTGCTGATCGCGCTCGGGGTGTACCCGAAGATCGCACTGGACGTGATCAATCCGGCCGTCACGGCGACCCTGACGTCCATCCACCAGCCCGACCCGGCTCCCACCGTCGCGGAAGGAGCGCGGCCATGA
- a CDS encoding MarR family winged helix-turn-helix transcriptional regulator translates to MAPRDEPRWLDDTEQQAWLTFANVVMRLPSVLDGQLQRDAGISHFEFVIMARLSETPGRQLRMSAIALSVKASLSRLSQAVARLEKRGWVRRGPDPEDGRYTIATLTDEGMAKVVDTAPGHVAAVREYVIDQLTASQVGQLAAISQRIIDTLPPDATWPSQECGTRRQHGDSAH, encoded by the coding sequence ATGGCGCCCCGCGACGAGCCGAGGTGGCTCGACGACACCGAACAACAGGCCTGGCTCACGTTCGCCAACGTCGTCATGCGGTTGCCCTCGGTGCTCGACGGGCAACTGCAGCGCGACGCCGGCATCAGCCACTTCGAGTTCGTGATCATGGCGCGACTGTCGGAGACGCCGGGCCGGCAACTACGGATGAGCGCGATCGCGCTGTCGGTGAAGGCCTCGCTGTCACGGTTGTCGCAGGCCGTCGCCAGGCTGGAGAAGCGCGGTTGGGTTCGCCGCGGCCCCGATCCGGAGGACGGTCGCTACACCATCGCCACCCTGACCGACGAGGGCATGGCCAAGGTGGTGGACACAGCACCCGGACACGTCGCGGCAGTGCGCGAGTACGTGATCGACCAGTTGACGGCAAGCCAGGTCGGCCAGCTCGCAGCCATCTCCCAACGCATCATCGACACGTTGCCGCCCGACGCCACCTGGCCGTCGCAAGAGTGCGGGACCCGGCGCCAGCACGGCGATTCCGCCCACTGA
- a CDS encoding SDR family NAD(P)-dependent oxidoreductase, whose amino-acid sequence MTGRLAGRTAIVTGASRGLGRATALALAAEGAAVAVVARTQQQWDERLPGTIGETVAAIEAAGGTAVAIQADLLEREDIPRLVDEARAALGPITVLVNNAAFTAPGRPPKAGAAPKQAKPAGAARTGNADWPGFLSIPLGAYRRHFEIGAFASYELMQLVCPDMLDAGFGSIINVTSVASRVPGDGPYHDFAGGVLPGYGGSKAAVEHLTWCAAFDLQRHNIAVNALAPSRPIPTPGLSYYRSEFDSVSPDGEFARAAVELALVDPNVVTGRTIGHFEVLDGSFSPFTNIRSAIG is encoded by the coding sequence GTGACCGGACGCTTGGCGGGACGTACTGCGATTGTCACCGGAGCCAGCCGCGGCCTTGGCAGGGCGACGGCGCTGGCCCTGGCAGCCGAGGGTGCCGCGGTGGCGGTGGTCGCACGCACCCAGCAGCAGTGGGACGAACGACTTCCCGGCACCATCGGGGAGACGGTCGCCGCCATCGAGGCCGCCGGCGGCACCGCGGTGGCCATCCAGGCGGATCTGCTTGAGCGCGAGGATATTCCGCGTCTCGTCGACGAGGCGCGGGCCGCGCTGGGCCCGATCACCGTCCTGGTCAACAATGCCGCCTTCACCGCTCCCGGCCGGCCCCCGAAGGCTGGCGCGGCCCCGAAGCAGGCCAAGCCCGCCGGTGCCGCCAGAACCGGCAACGCGGACTGGCCCGGATTCCTGTCGATCCCGCTCGGCGCCTACCGGCGGCATTTCGAGATCGGGGCGTTCGCGTCCTATGAGCTGATGCAGCTGGTCTGCCCGGACATGTTGGACGCCGGGTTCGGCTCCATCATCAACGTCACCTCGGTGGCCTCCAGGGTGCCGGGCGACGGGCCCTACCACGACTTCGCCGGCGGCGTCCTGCCGGGATACGGCGGTTCCAAGGCGGCGGTGGAACACCTGACCTGGTGTGCCGCATTCGATCTGCAACGGCACAACATCGCCGTCAACGCGCTGGCGCCGTCGCGGCCGATCCCTACCCCTGGGCTGTCCTACTACCGCAGCGAATTCGACAGCGTGTCACCTGACGGCGAGTTCGCCCGCGCCGCAGTTGAACTGGCGCTGGTCGACCCCAATGTGGTGACGGGCCGGACCATCGGGCACTTCGAGGTCCTCGACGGCAGCTTCAGCCCGTTCACCAACATCCGCAGCGCCATCGGCTAG
- the nuoK gene encoding NADH-quinone oxidoreductase subunit NuoK, with the protein MNPANYLYLSVLLFTIGASGVLLRRNAIIMFMCVELMLNACNLAFVTFSRMHGHLDGQVVAFFTMVVAACEVVVGLAIIMTIFRTRRSANVDDAHLLRH; encoded by the coding sequence GTGAACCCGGCCAACTACCTCTACCTGTCGGTGCTGCTGTTCACCATTGGCGCATCCGGGGTGTTGTTGCGGCGCAACGCCATCATCATGTTCATGTGCGTGGAGTTGATGCTCAATGCCTGCAATCTGGCATTCGTCACGTTCTCCCGCATGCACGGCCATCTCGACGGCCAGGTGGTCGCGTTCTTCACCATGGTGGTGGCGGCCTGCGAGGTGGTGGTCGGCCTGGCCATCATCATGACCATCTTCCGGACCCGACGAAGCGCCAACGTCGACGACGCCCACCTGCTGCGGCATTGA
- a CDS encoding enoyl-CoA hydratase — MILLSEDRGAVRVLTMNRPEVRNALSTELFETLYAALDEADADDAVRAVVLTGTDPAFCAGVDLKQAQHLGMDYFSRFDKMNCMNRLVALGKPVIGAINGATFTGGLEIALACDFLIASERAVFADTHARVGILPGGGMTARLPRLVGSGMARRLSMTGEVVDAARAEKIGLVTEVVAHEQLLGRALELAAQISEVPGPVMSGLKEIYRSGTAAITDPALKAERVVSANSHVDTAELAARQREVTDRNKRQIKG, encoded by the coding sequence ATGATCCTTCTGAGCGAGGACCGCGGCGCCGTCCGGGTCCTGACGATGAACCGTCCCGAGGTGCGCAACGCGCTGAGCACCGAGCTGTTCGAAACCCTGTATGCCGCGCTCGACGAGGCCGACGCCGACGACGCGGTTCGCGCGGTGGTACTCACTGGCACCGACCCGGCGTTCTGCGCGGGCGTGGACCTCAAGCAGGCTCAGCACCTCGGGATGGACTACTTCTCCCGCTTCGACAAGATGAACTGCATGAACCGTCTAGTGGCACTGGGCAAGCCGGTGATCGGGGCGATCAACGGTGCGACGTTCACCGGCGGCCTCGAGATCGCGCTGGCGTGCGACTTCCTGATCGCGTCGGAGCGCGCGGTGTTCGCCGACACCCACGCCCGGGTCGGCATCCTGCCCGGCGGTGGGATGACCGCGCGGCTGCCGCGGCTGGTCGGCTCCGGGATGGCCCGGCGGCTGTCGATGACCGGTGAGGTGGTCGACGCGGCGCGCGCCGAGAAGATCGGTCTGGTCACCGAAGTCGTTGCCCACGAACAGCTTCTGGGACGTGCACTGGAGTTGGCTGCCCAGATTTCCGAGGTTCCCGGGCCGGTGATGTCGGGCCTGAAGGAGATCTACCGCAGCGGTACGGCCGCCATCACCGACCCGGCGCTGAAGGCCGAACGTGTGGTGTCGGCCAACTCCCACGTCGACACCGCGGAGCTTGCCGCCCGCCAGCGCGAGGTGACCGACCGCAACAAGCGCCAGATCAAGGGCTAG